A genomic segment from Gracilimonas sediminicola encodes:
- the frr gene encoding ribosome recycling factor, with protein MISEELQEIIDEAEINMDEATAYFKKELSHVRAGKANPALLEGIKVEYYGSQTPLQQLANVSAPEARLLVVQPYDKSSMEDIEKAIMSAGLGLNPNNDGERILIPLPVLTEERRKELVKHSKDIAEKAKISIRNTRRDANDAIKKKVESESLSEDSKYEAEDEVQSLTDKYTAKVDELLEKKEKEIMTV; from the coding sequence ATGATATCGGAAGAATTACAGGAAATCATCGATGAAGCTGAAATCAACATGGATGAAGCCACCGCTTACTTCAAAAAGGAACTTTCTCACGTACGTGCCGGAAAAGCCAATCCTGCTCTACTTGAGGGTATTAAAGTTGAATACTACGGTTCACAAACACCCCTGCAGCAGCTGGCCAATGTAAGCGCCCCGGAAGCCCGACTTCTGGTTGTTCAGCCTTATGATAAATCCAGTATGGAAGACATCGAAAAAGCCATTATGTCGGCCGGACTTGGGCTGAATCCCAATAATGACGGCGAACGCATTTTGATTCCCCTTCCGGTACTCACTGAAGAACGACGTAAAGAACTGGTTAAGCACTCTAAGGATATTGCTGAAAAAGCGAAAATCAGTATCCGTAACACCCGCCGGGACGCCAACGACGCCATCAAGAAAAAAGTAGAGAGCGAATCCCTTTCCGAAGACTCCAAGTACGAGGCCGAAGATGAAGTGCAAAGCCTCACCGATAAATACACCGCCAAAGTTGACGAACTCCTCGAGAAAAAAGAAAAAGAAATAATGACGGTTTAA
- a CDS encoding four helix bundle protein — MKSYTDLEVYQLAYELAIEIHKMSMKLPKYELYEQGSQIRRSSKSIKDNIAEGFGRRRYKDEFVRFLIFAHSSCDETISQLNMISDIHFSKEPLTGLINKYDTLGRKLNSFIKYVETSWQT, encoded by the coding sequence ATGAAAAGTTATACAGACTTAGAGGTTTATCAGCTTGCTTATGAATTAGCTATTGAAATTCATAAGATGTCTATGAAGTTACCTAAGTACGAGCTTTACGAACAGGGAAGCCAAATAAGAAGATCATCAAAAAGCATAAAAGACAACATAGCTGAAGGTTTCGGAAGAAGGCGTTATAAAGATGAATTTGTTCGATTCCTGATTTTTGCTCATTCTTCCTGCGATGAAACCATTTCACAATTAAACATGATCAGTGACATACACTTTTCTAAAGAACCATTGACTGGTTTGATTAATAAATATGATACTTTAGGCCGAAAATTGAACAGCTTTATCAAATACGTTGAAACAAGCTGGCAAACTTAA
- the smc gene encoding chromosome segregation protein SMC, translated as MYISELDLQGFKSFAHKTKVKFDSGITSIVGPNGCGKSNIVDALRWVLGEQRPSLLRSSAMANVIFNGTAQKKALGMAEVSLTFVNDKGILPIEYSEVTITRRLYRSGDSEYLINNTSCRLKDIMELFMDTGMGSDAYSVIELKMVEEILNDKNNDRRRLFEEAAGVTKYKDQRKKTIRKLESTRKDLQRVDDLLVELRKKARSLEIQAEKAEKAKVYKDELEIKDKAVTLHEFNKIKSELEPLQERITNADKEKKDINKSMEELEEADEKARAELIEKEKQQAEAQRRVSQLHNAIREADTNLRITKEKIENEKKVIAEYAKDIEQGKKDLKELNELLDSSRKKLESFDDDLEKSEKALEDSKKKYGQIQQQYNRERSELYEIEVQISATNNELNQLQTKRIKIESRLENTEGDLERINDEIVDLNDEIDNMNGEQGLIEKKLETLVVERDELEEELESAREKREQFAEKQNEIKDELRTLQSKKESLESEIRLMNDLASSNEAFPGSVKFLIENHRFDFKDMTTVSEIFNTDEKHAVALEAVLGDVLNFVVVKTLDEAKRAAKILKENDKGRATFIPLDQLSATYPVKDGSLFDEVKSKREYSALKQLLLGNAKVFDSVEDAYSATKKDTELVGVTFDGEVVTNSRFFQSGSKSKNAGIRVGLKDKIEKLEKEETKTTKEISKLEDYLQQIVEKYEKLDIGELSKSLKEKEQEVRRLEQQQHSLSSKIQVYQKNIGELVNRKDNLKSSEGTAQEELDSIQPKQKELQQKMLELDEQQQEKKDLLETLEDERSIAQSRYNDTQLKHQDLRNKVENLEKEVQRAETGIENVEKRIKNRTSMTEESKEEIDTLSARIKELQSNIEKNAEAKKKADEELEKEEEAAAKQRGKINEIEKELKEVRRRKEVNMELVHHLDMAREKMEMQSQALSDHIWETYGILMKQIEGAEMPEDKTPEEVKERISWLKQKLNSIGEVNPLAIEEYKEEKERLDFYEEQIQDLEEAEEQLLETIDEINETATERFNKTFERIRVNFQKVFKTLFEADDYCDLLIEQDVEDPLEARIEIKAQPRGKRPSGISQLSGGEKTLTAIALLFAIYLVKPSPFCVLDEVDAPLDDANIERFAKMIKEFSEDTQFIIITHNKKTMSKAEMMYGVTMPTTGVSRLVGVKLDEVEDVL; from the coding sequence ATGTATATATCCGAACTTGATCTTCAGGGATTTAAAAGCTTTGCTCACAAAACAAAAGTGAAGTTTGACAGCGGGATTACCTCTATCGTAGGCCCCAATGGCTGTGGTAAATCCAATATTGTAGATGCCCTGAGATGGGTTCTGGGTGAACAGCGCCCTTCTTTGCTGCGCTCTTCGGCCATGGCGAATGTGATTTTTAACGGAACCGCTCAAAAGAAAGCTCTGGGGATGGCTGAGGTTTCGCTGACTTTTGTGAATGACAAAGGCATTCTCCCTATCGAATACAGTGAGGTGACCATTACCCGTAGGTTGTACCGCTCTGGAGACAGTGAGTACCTGATCAACAATACCTCCTGCCGGCTTAAGGATATTATGGAGTTGTTCATGGATACCGGGATGGGCTCAGATGCCTATTCGGTGATTGAGTTGAAGATGGTTGAGGAAATCCTGAACGACAAGAACAACGACCGCCGCCGCTTGTTTGAGGAGGCCGCCGGAGTTACCAAATACAAAGATCAGCGTAAGAAAACGATTCGAAAGCTGGAATCGACCAGAAAGGATTTGCAACGGGTTGATGACCTGCTGGTTGAGCTCCGCAAGAAAGCCCGTTCGCTCGAAATTCAGGCCGAAAAGGCAGAGAAAGCCAAGGTTTATAAGGATGAACTCGAAATTAAAGACAAAGCGGTAACGCTGCACGAGTTCAACAAAATTAAATCTGAGCTGGAGCCTCTGCAGGAACGCATTACCAATGCGGATAAGGAAAAGAAGGATATCAATAAGTCGATGGAGGAGCTGGAAGAGGCTGATGAAAAAGCCCGGGCAGAACTCATCGAAAAGGAAAAACAGCAAGCTGAAGCTCAGCGCCGGGTAAGTCAGTTGCACAATGCCATTCGCGAGGCTGATACCAACCTTCGCATCACCAAAGAGAAGATTGAGAACGAAAAGAAGGTGATTGCGGAATATGCCAAAGACATTGAGCAGGGCAAAAAGGACTTAAAGGAACTGAATGAGCTGCTTGATTCGAGCCGGAAGAAGCTGGAATCGTTTGATGATGACCTGGAGAAGTCGGAGAAGGCCCTCGAGGATTCCAAAAAGAAATACGGACAGATTCAGCAGCAGTACAACCGCGAACGGTCTGAGTTGTATGAAATTGAGGTTCAGATCAGCGCCACAAATAATGAGCTGAATCAGCTTCAAACCAAGCGCATCAAAATTGAAAGCCGCCTGGAAAATACCGAAGGTGACCTGGAGCGCATCAACGATGAGATTGTGGATCTGAATGATGAGATCGACAATATGAACGGCGAGCAGGGGCTGATTGAGAAAAAGCTTGAGACGTTGGTTGTTGAACGGGATGAGCTGGAAGAAGAGTTAGAGTCGGCCCGTGAGAAACGTGAGCAATTTGCCGAAAAACAGAATGAGATTAAAGACGAGCTCCGTACCCTTCAGAGTAAAAAAGAGTCGCTGGAGTCTGAGATCCGGCTGATGAACGACCTTGCCAGCTCGAACGAAGCCTTCCCGGGAAGTGTAAAGTTCCTGATTGAAAATCACCGGTTCGACTTTAAGGATATGACCACGGTCTCTGAGATTTTCAATACCGATGAAAAGCATGCGGTAGCACTTGAAGCCGTTTTGGGTGATGTGCTGAATTTCGTGGTTGTCAAAACCTTGGATGAAGCCAAGCGAGCGGCTAAAATTCTGAAAGAAAATGATAAAGGTCGCGCCACCTTCATTCCGCTCGACCAGCTTTCAGCCACTTACCCCGTTAAAGATGGCAGCTTATTTGATGAGGTGAAGTCTAAACGGGAATATTCGGCGCTGAAGCAACTACTGTTGGGTAATGCCAAGGTTTTTGATTCGGTAGAAGACGCTTATTCCGCCACCAAAAAAGATACTGAACTGGTGGGTGTTACTTTTGATGGTGAAGTGGTTACCAATTCCCGTTTTTTCCAGAGTGGAAGTAAGAGCAAGAATGCCGGAATCCGTGTTGGGCTGAAAGACAAAATTGAGAAGCTCGAAAAAGAAGAGACCAAGACCACTAAAGAAATCTCCAAGCTGGAAGATTACCTGCAACAGATTGTTGAGAAATACGAGAAGCTGGATATAGGCGAGCTCAGCAAATCATTGAAGGAAAAAGAGCAGGAAGTCCGCCGGCTGGAACAGCAGCAACACAGCCTGAGCTCAAAAATTCAGGTATATCAGAAGAATATCGGGGAACTTGTTAACCGTAAAGACAACCTGAAAAGCAGCGAAGGCACCGCCCAGGAAGAACTCGATTCCATTCAGCCCAAGCAAAAGGAACTGCAGCAGAAAATGCTGGAGCTGGATGAACAACAGCAGGAAAAGAAAGACCTGCTCGAGACTTTGGAAGACGAACGGTCTATTGCTCAAAGCCGCTATAACGATACTCAGCTGAAACATCAGGACCTTCGCAACAAAGTGGAGAACCTGGAAAAAGAAGTTCAGCGGGCAGAGACCGGAATTGAGAATGTAGAGAAGCGGATCAAAAACCGAACCTCTATGACCGAAGAGAGTAAGGAGGAAATCGATACGCTGAGTGCCCGCATTAAAGAGCTGCAATCCAACATTGAAAAGAATGCCGAGGCTAAGAAAAAAGCCGATGAAGAGCTGGAAAAAGAGGAAGAGGCCGCCGCCAAACAGCGCGGAAAAATCAACGAGATTGAGAAAGAGCTGAAGGAAGTCCGACGCCGCAAAGAGGTGAACATGGAGCTGGTGCATCATCTGGATATGGCCCGGGAAAAAATGGAGATGCAAAGCCAGGCTTTATCAGACCATATCTGGGAAACCTATGGCATCCTGATGAAGCAGATTGAAGGCGCTGAAATGCCGGAAGACAAGACCCCCGAGGAAGTGAAGGAGCGTATCAGCTGGTTGAAGCAGAAGCTGAATAGTATCGGCGAAGTGAACCCTCTGGCCATCGAAGAATATAAAGAGGAGAAAGAGCGGCTGGATTTCTACGAAGAACAAATCCAGGACTTGGAAGAAGCCGAAGAACAGCTGCTCGAAACCATCGATGAGATTAACGAAACGGCTACCGAGCGCTTCAATAAGACCTTTGAGAGAATTCGGGTAAACTTTCAGAAAGTTTTCAAAACCCTGTTTGAAGCCGATGATTATTGTGATCTTTTAATTGAGCAGGATGTGGAAGACCCGCTGGAAGCCCGTATCGAAATTAAGGCACAGCCGCGCGGTAAGCGACCATCCGGCATTTCACAGCTCTCCGGTGGGGAGAAAACGCTGACCGCCATCGCCCTTCTATTTGCCATTTACCTGGTGAAGCCTTCTCCGTTTTGTGTATTGGATGAGGTGGACGCTCCGCTTGATGACGCCAACATCGAACGCTTTGCCAAAATGATCAAAGAATTCAGTGAAGACACTCAGTTTATCATCATCACCCACAACAAAAAGACCATGAGCAAAGCCGAAATGATGTACGGGGTTACGATGCCAACTACAGGTGTTAGTCGCTTGGTGGGCGTAAAGCTGGACGAAGTGGAAGACGTGCTCTGA